In the Hordeum vulgare subsp. vulgare chromosome 7H, MorexV3_pseudomolecules_assembly, whole genome shotgun sequence genome, one interval contains:
- the LOC123413075 gene encoding histone H3.3 — MARTKQTARKSTGGKAPRKQLATKAARKSAPTTGGVKKPHRYRPGTVALREIRKYQKSTELLIRKLPFQRLVREIAQDFKTDLRFQSHAVLALQEAAEAYLVGLFEDTNLCAIHAKRVTIMPKDIQLARRIRGERA, encoded by the exons ATGGCCCGTACCAAGCAGACCGCCCGCAAGTCCACCGGCGGCAAGGCCCCCCGCAAGCAGCTCGCCACCAAG GCGGCGAGGAAGTCGGCGCCGACCACCGGTGGCGTGAAGAAGCCTCACCGCTACAGGCCCGGGACCGTGGCGCTCCGCGAGATCCGCAAGTACCAGAAGAGCACCGAGCTGCTGATCCGCAAGCTCCCGTTCCAGCGCCTGGTGAGGGAGATCGCGCAGGACTTCAAGACCGACCTCAGGTTCCAGTCCCACGCCGTGCTGGCCCTCCAGGAGGCCGCCGAGGCGTACCTCGTCGGGCTGTTCGAGGACACCAACCTGTGCGCCATCCACGCCAAGCGCGTCACCATCATGCCCAAGGACATCCAGCTCGCCCGCCGCATCCGCGGGGAGCGCGCCTAA
- the LOC123407706 gene encoding histone H1-like — MATVAQEATAPAMAGAGEKAVAEKVAAPVEAGAGEEVAVPEREKVDDVKDAGEGEEVAMDVAGGEAKKTEDEGDEAEKPEVELDEQGKGKEKKPRSRKPRPAGPHHPPYFQMIKEAIMAAGGGKAGASAHAIAKRVGERHGDALPGNYRKVLAAQLRSFAAKGRLVRVKASFRLAPAEEKKALPAKKTTATTNATEKAASKKAAPPAPARAKRARKKAGPPTAKPKPKQPKSIRARKANKASA; from the exons ATGGCGACCGTGGCACAGGAGGCTACTGCTCCGGCGATGGCCGGAGCCGGCGAAAAGGCGGTGGCGGAGAAAGTTGCAGCGCCGGTGGAGGCGGGCGCTGGCGAGGAGGTTGCTGTGCCGGAGCGGGAGAAGGTGGATGACGTGAAGGATGCGGGTGAGGGCGAGGAGGTGGCTATGGATGTCGCCGGCGGTGAGGCGAAGAAGACGGAGGACGAAGGGGACGAGGCGGAGAAGCCGGAGGTGGAGCTGGATGagcaggggaaggggaaggagaagaagccGAGGAGCAGGAAGCCCCGTCCGGCGGGGCCGCACCACCCGCCATACTTCCAG ATGATCAAGGAGGCGATCATGGCGGCGGGCGGCGGCAAGGCGGGGGCGAGCGCGCACGCGATCGCGAAGCGCGTCGGGGAGCGGCACGGGGACGCGCTCCCGGGCAACTACCGCAAGGTGCTGGCCGCGCAGCTCCGGAGCTTCGCCGCCAAGGGCCGGCTCGTCCGGGTTAAGGCCTCCTTCCGCCTCGCCCCCgccgaggagaagaaggcccTGCCGGCCAAGAAGACGACCGCCACCACCAACGCCACCGAGAAGGCCGCGTCGAAGAAGGCGGCCCCCCCGGCGCCGGCGCGCGCGAAGAGGGCGAGGAAGAAGGCGGGGCCGCCGACGGCGAAGCCGAAGCCGAAGCAGCCCAAGTCGATCCGCGCCCGGAAGGCCAACAAGGCCAGCGCCTGA